Proteins found in one Halobaculum sp. MBLA0147 genomic segment:
- the gatE gene encoding Glu-tRNA(Gln) amidotransferase subunit GatE, protein MTDRYDDLGLVAGLEIHQQLDTATKLFCESPTELRDPEEADRRFTRYLHPTRSELGEIDEAALEESRVDREFEYLAYDTTCLVEEDDEPPSRVDEEALDVAVQIAALLDAAVVDEIQVMRKIVIDGSNTSGFQRSMLVARGGEIETSEGPVSIEDLMLEEESAKKVEETEDGVVYSLDRLGIPLVEIGTGPDIRSPAQAREAAERIGTLLRSTGSVRRGLGTIRQDVNVSIEEGARVEIKGVQALDQIDEIVAGEVDRQEALVEIAAELAERDASVGEPVEVSDVFADTDSGVIGGALADDGEVRAVRLAGFDGLVGRELQPDRRLGTELSDHAKRNGAGGVFHTDELPAYGVTESEVAALREAVDADADDAVVLVADEPSVARNAIEAVSERAEAAIEGVPEETRGANDDGTTQYLRPLPGAARLYPETDVPPVEPDTEDVSVPELLDEKAARYADEYGLDEGLAEQVAFGRRWPLFESVVADGVDPTLAATTLESTLTELRRDDVPVADLSDEALRGTLELVAADDLASEGVEQVLTVLAEQPSLSPEEAVEEAGLSGVGEAEVREAVVEVVERNEAQVAEEGMGAFSGLMGEAMGALRGKADGDLVSDVLREEIQKRA, encoded by the coding sequence ATGACCGACCGCTACGACGACCTGGGCCTCGTCGCCGGGCTGGAGATCCACCAGCAACTCGACACGGCGACGAAGCTGTTCTGCGAGTCGCCGACGGAGTTGCGCGACCCCGAGGAGGCCGACCGGCGGTTCACCCGCTACCTCCACCCGACGCGCTCGGAGTTGGGCGAGATCGACGAGGCCGCCCTCGAGGAGTCGCGCGTCGACCGCGAGTTCGAGTACCTCGCGTACGACACCACCTGTCTCGTCGAGGAGGACGACGAGCCGCCGAGCCGCGTCGACGAGGAGGCGCTCGACGTGGCCGTCCAGATCGCGGCGTTGCTCGACGCCGCCGTCGTCGACGAGATCCAGGTGATGCGCAAGATCGTCATCGACGGCTCGAACACCTCCGGCTTCCAGCGGTCGATGCTCGTCGCCCGCGGCGGCGAGATCGAGACCAGCGAGGGACCCGTCTCGATCGAGGACCTGATGCTCGAAGAGGAGTCCGCCAAGAAGGTCGAGGAGACCGAGGACGGCGTCGTCTACTCGCTGGACCGGCTGGGGATCCCACTGGTCGAGATCGGCACCGGCCCGGACATCCGGAGTCCGGCACAGGCCCGCGAGGCCGCCGAGCGGATCGGCACTCTCCTGCGCTCGACCGGCTCCGTGCGGCGCGGGCTCGGCACGATCCGCCAGGACGTGAACGTCTCCATCGAGGAGGGTGCTCGCGTCGAGATCAAGGGTGTCCAGGCGCTCGACCAGATCGACGAGATCGTCGCGGGCGAGGTCGACCGGCAGGAGGCACTCGTCGAGATCGCCGCGGAACTCGCGGAGCGGGACGCGAGCGTCGGCGAGCCGGTCGAGGTGAGCGACGTGTTCGCGGACACCGACTCGGGCGTGATCGGCGGTGCGCTCGCGGACGACGGCGAGGTGCGGGCGGTGCGACTCGCCGGCTTCGACGGGCTCGTCGGCCGGGAACTCCAGCCGGACCGGCGACTCGGGACGGAGCTGTCGGACCACGCCAAGCGGAACGGCGCCGGCGGCGTGTTCCACACCGACGAGTTGCCCGCCTACGGCGTCACCGAGTCGGAGGTCGCGGCGCTGCGCGAAGCCGTCGACGCCGACGCGGACGACGCCGTCGTACTCGTCGCCGACGAGCCGAGCGTCGCACGCAACGCGATCGAGGCGGTCAGCGAGCGCGCCGAAGCCGCCATCGAGGGTGTCCCCGAGGAGACGCGCGGCGCGAACGACGACGGGACGACCCAGTACCTCCGTCCGCTCCCGGGTGCGGCGCGTCTCTACCCGGAGACGGACGTGCCACCCGTCGAGCCGGACACCGAGGACGTGTCCGTCCCGGAACTGCTCGACGAGAAGGCGGCGCGGTACGCCGACGAGTACGGTCTCGACGAGGGCCTCGCCGAGCAGGTGGCGTTCGGCCGGCGGTGGCCGCTGTTCGAGTCCGTCGTCGCCGACGGCGTCGACCCGACGCTGGCCGCGACGACGCTGGAGTCGACGCTGACGGAACTGCGCCGCGACGACGTGCCGGTCGCGGACCTCTCCGACGAGGCGCTCCGTGGCACGCTGGAGTTGGTCGCGGCCGACGACCTCGCCAGCGAGGGGGTCGAACAGGTGTTGACCGTCCTCGCCGAGCAGCCCTCGCTCTCGCCCGAGGAGGCGGTCGAGGAGGCCGGACTCTCCGGCGTCGGCGAGGCCGAGGTGCGCGAGGCGGTCGTCGAGGTCGTCGAGCGCAACGAGGCGCAGGTCGCCGAGGAGGGGATGGGTGCCTTCTCCGGACTGATGGGCGAGGCGATGGGCGCACTCCGCGGGAAGGCCGACGGCGACCTCGTGAGCGACGTGCTCCGCGAGGAGATCCAGAAGCGCGCCTGA
- a CDS encoding zinc ribbon domain-containing protein: MNLARLRRPLIAGVLSLLVAGAGHLYLRRYRRAAGWLLLTVATSALLVSPEAARGLLDGGTVDVIELAPVYLVTLAGALDAARTADRGQRTLSVSADGELLTCPACGNDLDPSLDFCHWCTTDLDQFTVVHPNERPPDRDAPEE, from the coding sequence GTGAACCTCGCCCGACTCCGACGGCCGCTGATCGCGGGCGTGTTGAGTCTGCTCGTGGCCGGTGCCGGCCACCTCTACCTGCGACGCTACCGCCGTGCGGCCGGCTGGCTGCTCCTGACGGTCGCGACGAGCGCCCTGTTGGTCTCGCCCGAGGCCGCCCGCGGACTCCTCGATGGGGGGACCGTCGACGTGATCGAACTCGCGCCGGTGTACCTCGTCACGCTGGCGGGCGCACTCGACGCCGCCCGCACCGCGGACCGCGGCCAGCGGACCCTCTCCGTCTCCGCCGACGGCGAGTTGTTGACCTGTCCGGCCTGTGGCAACGACCTCGACCCCTCGCTCGACTTCTGTCACTGGTGTACGACGGACCTCGACCAGTTCACCGTCGTCCACCCGAACGAGCGCCCGCCCGACCGGGACGCTCCCGAGGAGTGA
- a CDS encoding tRNA uridine(34) 5-carboxymethylaminomethyl modification radical SAM/GNAT enzyme Elp3, with protein sequence MSEAASDGEPEESAAFRRVCEELVDRILDGEVDRENLESAKLSVCSDYSSPKVPKNTDILQRAPDDRREDVKEVVQRKPVRTASGVSPVAIMTSPHMCPHGKCLYCPGGPASEFSSAQSYTGHEPAAARGKQNDYDPYGQVTLRLEQLRHIGHPVDKVELILMGGTMTARSHDYQEWFVKRALQAMNEYDTDSDPAPAEGESFAQAPDEYDFEYLEDVKRRNETGDVRCVGITFETKPDWCDPEQIDRMLRLGGTKVEVGVQTTYERINREMHRGHGVGASRDANRRLRDAAFKVGFHMMPGQPGMTEQMVREDFRRLFENPDWRPDYLKIYPTLVVRGTRVYDQWRRDDFDPLDNEQAADLLADVMDRIPKYCRLQRVQRDIPADFIDAGVWKSNLRQLAAQRAADKGYTLSDIRAREVGHNDATPDPDDVELQVLEYESGGGLEQFLSFEDTERDLLVGFCRLRFPSYSHAAPGTDRIETDPVRRELRDAALVRELHVYGSPATFGDEEGDWQHRGYGRRLLEAAEERARDAGFEKLSVISGIGVREYYREKLGYYQDGPYVSRRL encoded by the coding sequence ATGAGTGAGGCCGCGAGCGACGGGGAGCCCGAGGAGTCGGCGGCGTTCCGACGCGTCTGCGAGGAGCTCGTCGACCGGATCCTCGACGGGGAGGTGGACCGCGAGAACTTGGAGTCCGCCAAGCTGTCGGTGTGTTCCGACTACTCCTCCCCGAAGGTGCCCAAGAACACGGACATCCTCCAGCGGGCGCCCGACGACCGCCGCGAGGACGTGAAGGAGGTCGTCCAGCGCAAACCCGTCCGGACCGCCTCCGGCGTCTCGCCGGTGGCGATCATGACCTCCCCGCACATGTGTCCCCACGGGAAGTGTCTCTACTGTCCCGGCGGCCCCGCCTCGGAGTTCTCCAGCGCACAGAGCTACACGGGCCACGAGCCGGCGGCGGCCCGCGGCAAACAGAACGACTACGACCCGTACGGACAGGTGACGCTGCGGCTCGAACAACTGCGCCACATCGGCCACCCGGTGGACAAGGTGGAGCTGATCCTGATGGGCGGGACGATGACCGCCCGGAGTCACGACTACCAGGAGTGGTTCGTCAAGCGGGCGCTGCAGGCGATGAACGAGTACGACACGGACTCGGACCCGGCGCCCGCCGAGGGGGAGTCGTTCGCGCAGGCTCCCGACGAGTACGACTTCGAGTACCTCGAAGACGTGAAGCGGCGCAACGAGACGGGCGACGTGCGCTGTGTCGGGATCACCTTCGAGACGAAGCCAGACTGGTGTGACCCCGAGCAGATCGACCGGATGTTGCGTCTCGGCGGGACGAAGGTGGAGGTCGGTGTCCAGACCACCTACGAGCGGATCAACCGCGAGATGCACCGCGGCCACGGCGTCGGTGCCTCGCGGGACGCCAACCGGCGGCTGCGCGACGCGGCGTTCAAAGTCGGCTTCCACATGATGCCGGGCCAGCCCGGGATGACCGAACAGATGGTGCGGGAGGACTTCCGACGCCTGTTCGAGAACCCGGACTGGCGGCCGGACTACCTGAAGATCTACCCGACGCTCGTCGTCCGCGGGACGCGCGTGTACGACCAGTGGCGCCGCGACGACTTCGACCCGCTGGACAACGAGCAGGCGGCGGACCTGCTGGCGGACGTGATGGACCGTATCCCCAAGTACTGTCGGCTCCAGCGCGTCCAACGCGACATCCCGGCGGACTTCATCGACGCGGGCGTCTGGAAGTCGAACCTCCGGCAGTTGGCCGCCCAGCGCGCCGCGGACAAGGGGTACACGCTCTCGGACATCCGGGCACGCGAGGTGGGCCACAACGACGCGACGCCGGACCCCGACGACGTGGAACTGCAGGTGCTGGAGTACGAGTCCGGCGGCGGACTCGAACAGTTCCTCTCGTTCGAGGACACCGAACGAGACCTGCTGGTCGGGTTCTGCCGGCTGCGGTTCCCGTCGTACTCGCACGCGGCACCGGGGACGGACCGGATCGAGACAGACCCGGTCAGGCGGGAACTGCGCGACGCCGCCCTCGTGCGGGAGCTCCACGTCTACGGCTCGCCGGCGACGTTCGGCGACGAGGAGGGTGACTGGCAACACCGCGGCTACGGCCGGCGACTGTTGGAGGCCGCCGAGGAGCGGGCCCGCGACGCCGGCTTCGAGAAGCTGTCGGTTATCTCCGGGATCGGCGTCCGCGAGTACTACCGCGAGAAGCTGGGCTACTACCAGGACGGTCCGTACGTCAGTCGCCGGCTGTGA
- a CDS encoding mechanosensitive ion channel family protein yields the protein MTQESPTPTPTGSGATGGGAGGGGATGGGPSGVGPETGGLLARVGAELLAVARDLFGGLASTESRVLATLAVLLVAVGGGLVVLPRGLRLLGRVVARVGFGREFSDEEQAAYDYVLAESLALRTLQVVLGVSALVSTLLIWGFAGVASDLATLFGSAAPTVGRVVVTVVLFAAALVAADLLEAKMEEFAEASTLINRHQQGIAFQVVRVSLLIAVGLTTLSVWDFSLDGLLVGAGFLGIVVGIAAQQTLSSLIAGFVIMFSRPFELGDWVEIDDTEGVVTDITIMNTRLRTAWGDTVVLPNDQVSNATVANHTEQNRLRLSVDVGVDYGTDLDLARETALTAIGTADKVESVPTPQVLPKAFGDSAVVLECRFWIKNPSARTRALATASVVQAIRNHFAAADVKIPFPQRELSGRPETGGLAVRDRAEASVSVAEEGVREGDTRRDGETGGDGDPRRDGADGTHHGEETRRRPPVDGSDPEPATDGSGTAASDRSEDSESGRRSRSDE from the coding sequence GTGACGCAGGAGAGTCCGACGCCCACGCCGACGGGGTCGGGAGCGACGGGTGGCGGAGCGGGCGGCGGAGGAGCGACGGGTGGCGGACCGAGCGGCGTCGGTCCCGAGACCGGCGGGCTCTTGGCGCGAGTGGGTGCGGAACTGTTGGCGGTCGCACGCGACCTCTTCGGCGGGCTGGCGAGTACGGAGTCGCGGGTACTCGCCACGCTGGCGGTGCTACTCGTCGCCGTCGGCGGCGGCCTGGTCGTGTTGCCGCGCGGGCTCCGGCTGCTCGGGCGGGTCGTCGCCCGCGTCGGGTTCGGCCGGGAGTTCTCGGACGAGGAGCAGGCGGCGTACGACTACGTCCTCGCGGAGTCGCTGGCACTCCGGACGCTCCAGGTCGTGCTCGGGGTGAGCGCGCTGGTGTCGACGCTGTTGATCTGGGGGTTCGCGGGCGTGGCGAGCGATCTGGCGACGCTGTTCGGGAGCGCCGCGCCGACCGTCGGCCGGGTGGTCGTCACCGTCGTGCTGTTCGCGGCGGCACTCGTCGCCGCGGACCTCCTAGAGGCGAAGATGGAGGAGTTCGCGGAGGCGTCGACGCTGATCAACCGCCACCAGCAGGGGATCGCCTTCCAGGTGGTGCGCGTCTCGCTGCTGATCGCGGTCGGGTTGACGACGCTGTCCGTCTGGGACTTCTCGCTGGACGGCCTGCTCGTCGGGGCCGGGTTCCTCGGGATCGTCGTCGGGATCGCCGCCCAACAGACGCTGTCGTCGCTGATCGCCGGGTTCGTCATCATGTTCTCGCGGCCGTTCGAGTTGGGCGACTGGGTCGAGATCGACGACACGGAGGGCGTGGTGACGGACATCACGATCATGAACACCCGGCTGCGGACGGCGTGGGGTGACACCGTCGTGTTGCCCAACGACCAGGTGAGCAACGCGACGGTCGCGAACCACACCGAACAGAACCGGCTGCGACTCTCCGTGGACGTGGGTGTCGACTACGGGACGGACCTGGATCTGGCACGCGAGACGGCGCTGACGGCCATCGGCACCGCCGACAAGGTGGAGTCGGTGCCGACCCCGCAGGTGTTGCCGAAGGCGTTCGGCGACTCGGCGGTCGTGTTGGAGTGTCGCTTCTGGATCAAGAACCCGAGTGCCCGGACCCGCGCGTTGGCGACGGCGTCGGTGGTCCAGGCGATCCGGAACCACTTCGCGGCCGCGGACGTGAAGATCCCGTTCCCGCAGCGGGAACTCTCCGGGCGGCCGGAGACCGGCGGGCTCGCCGTGCGCGACCGCGCCGAGGCGTCCGTCTCCGTCGCGGAGGAGGGTGTCCGCGAGGGTGACACGAGGCGAGACGGCGAGACGGGCGGAGACGGCGACCCGAGACGAGACGGTGCCGACGGGACCCACCACGGCGAGGAGACACGGCGGCGGCCGCCCGTCGACGGGAGCGACCCCGAGCCGGCGACGGACGGCTCCGGGACGGCCGCGAGCGACCGGAGTGAAGACTCGGAGTCCGGGCGCCGGTCCAGATCGGACGAGTGA
- a CDS encoding redoxin domain-containing protein: MIQAGEDAPDFTASVATAGGELETLTLSDRLEDAPVVLAFFPAAFSGTCTDEVGAIQDDADRFADAGGTVVGVSTDLPWALRAFAEAEGLSFPLVGDHDRTAVEAYGVTADFEDLAIHDVARRSVFVIDGSGTVTYAWAADHPGQEPPYEDVLAATRAAES, translated from the coding sequence ATGATCCAGGCGGGTGAGGACGCGCCGGACTTCACGGCGTCCGTGGCGACGGCGGGGGGCGAACTAGAGACACTGACGCTGTCGGACCGACTCGAGGACGCACCGGTGGTGCTGGCGTTCTTCCCGGCGGCGTTCTCGGGGACGTGTACCGACGAGGTCGGCGCGATTCAAGACGACGCGGACCGGTTCGCGGACGCGGGCGGGACGGTCGTGGGTGTCAGCACCGACCTCCCGTGGGCGTTGCGTGCGTTCGCGGAGGCGGAGGGGTTGTCGTTCCCGTTGGTGGGCGACCACGACCGCACGGCCGTGGAGGCGTACGGCGTCACGGCGGACTTCGAGGATCTGGCGATCCACGACGTGGCGCGTCGGTCCGTGTTCGTGATCGACGGGAGCGGAACCGTGACGTACGCGTGGGCCGCCGACCACCCTGGACAGGAGCCGCCGTACGAGGACGTGCTCGCCGCGACGCGCGCCGCCGAGAGTTGA
- the mbhE gene encoding hydrogen gas-evolving membrane-bound hydrogenase subunit E, whose product MIEIVLAVVFLPFVGAALAPAVYRLLGERTAYYAAGVAAICLALVGRLYTAGVGLDGGTRYAVEWVPSLGISLALYVDGLALLIAFLASGVGVLVLVYSGGYMHGEPGQAKYYATMLAFMGSMLGVALAGDLFALFTFWELTSLSSFLLIGHYTSADDSQYAARKSMLITVAGGLFMLAGFLLLGWAGGTTLIAGEGSLVATAAETTATLRAAGLLVPALVLVGVGAATKSAQVPFHVWLPNAMEAPTPVSAFLHSATMVKAGVYLLGRFRPFFLGEGGTGTAAFEAAETTAAETAALLPEWSVVVLSLGLLTMTVAAVLAVAATDIKELLAYSTASHLGLIAAGFGAANALGAETGAFHVLNHATFKATLFLVAGIVAHEAGTRQIDRLRGLRHDLPVTAVMAGVASLSMAGLPPFNGFYSKELLFEATYEVGHALGGAAWVFPVVAVLGSVFTFLYSVKFLSLFLGDRPEGLGHVHRPPLAMLAPPAVLTVLVAVISVDPQLAIDVLVGDVYASAVPGEAHSFSIGLPTKLKPAVIMSAITIAVGAVLWPQYDRLHHGVRRLLSGPVRANWWYDNGVDGVTTSGRRVVAWAQTGLVRTYATWAMAGTAVLALGGYLFAAATLPAVSVPGGTTPAVVLVLLVAVIGAAAVTGAPSHVAGVLTLSILGFMVAIFYILADAPDLALTQLVVETLVLVIFLLVLDRLPAFYGEASRLRTLRDGAVAALVGGTVFVTVALSTAASPADPLADVLVERANLPPGEHGVFFTNYGGGSNVVNVILVDLRATDTLGEIAVVAMAALAVLTLIRMRTRGESS is encoded by the coding sequence GTGATAGAGATCGTCCTGGCCGTCGTCTTCCTGCCGTTCGTGGGGGCGGCGCTGGCCCCGGCAGTGTACAGACTGCTGGGCGAGCGCACCGCCTACTACGCGGCCGGCGTGGCGGCGATCTGTCTGGCGCTCGTCGGGCGGCTGTACACCGCCGGTGTGGGACTCGACGGCGGCACCCGGTACGCGGTCGAGTGGGTGCCCTCGTTGGGGATCTCGCTGGCGCTGTACGTCGACGGGCTGGCGTTGTTGATCGCCTTCCTCGCCTCCGGGGTCGGCGTCCTCGTGTTGGTGTACTCCGGGGGGTACATGCACGGGGAGCCGGGGCAGGCGAAGTACTACGCGACGATGCTGGCGTTCATGGGGTCGATGCTGGGCGTCGCGCTCGCGGGCGACCTGTTCGCGCTGTTCACCTTCTGGGAGTTGACGAGTCTCTCGTCGTTCCTGTTGATCGGCCACTACACGAGCGCCGACGACTCCCAGTACGCGGCCCGGAAGTCGATGCTGATCACCGTCGCCGGCGGGCTGTTCATGCTCGCCGGGTTCCTCCTGCTCGGGTGGGCCGGTGGGACGACGCTGATCGCGGGCGAGGGGTCGCTGGTCGCCACGGCGGCGGAGACGACCGCGACGCTGCGGGCGGCGGGGCTGCTCGTCCCCGCGTTGGTGCTCGTGGGGGTCGGCGCGGCGACGAAGTCCGCGCAGGTGCCGTTCCACGTCTGGCTGCCGAACGCGATGGAGGCGCCGACGCCGGTGTCGGCGTTCCTCCACTCCGCGACGATGGTGAAGGCCGGCGTCTACCTCCTCGGGCGGTTCCGGCCGTTCTTCCTCGGCGAGGGGGGCACCGGCACCGCGGCGTTCGAGGCGGCCGAGACCACCGCCGCCGAGACGGCCGCGCTGCTCCCGGAGTGGTCGGTGGTCGTCCTCTCGCTGGGACTGCTGACGATGACCGTCGCGGCCGTGCTCGCGGTGGCGGCGACGGACATCAAGGAGCTGTTGGCGTACTCGACCGCCTCGCACCTCGGGTTGATCGCGGCCGGGTTCGGCGCGGCGAACGCGCTGGGTGCGGAGACGGGCGCGTTCCACGTGCTCAACCACGCGACGTTCAAGGCGACGCTGTTCCTCGTCGCCGGGATCGTCGCCCACGAGGCCGGTACGCGGCAGATCGACCGGCTGCGTGGGCTGCGCCACGACCTCCCCGTGACGGCGGTGATGGCCGGGGTCGCGTCGCTGTCGATGGCAGGACTCCCACCGTTCAACGGGTTCTACTCGAAGGAGTTGCTGTTCGAGGCGACCTACGAGGTGGGCCACGCACTCGGCGGCGCGGCGTGGGTGTTCCCCGTCGTCGCCGTGCTCGGGAGCGTGTTCACCTTCCTCTACTCCGTGAAGTTCCTCTCGCTGTTCCTCGGGGACCGCCCCGAGGGACTGGGCCACGTCCACCGGCCGCCACTCGCGATGCTCGCGCCGCCGGCCGTCCTGACCGTCCTGGTGGCCGTGATCAGTGTCGACCCGCAGTTGGCGATCGACGTGCTCGTCGGCGACGTGTACGCCAGCGCGGTGCCGGGGGAGGCACACTCCTTCTCCATCGGGCTGCCGACGAAGCTGAAGCCGGCGGTGATTATGAGCGCGATCACCATCGCCGTCGGGGCGGTCCTCTGGCCGCAGTACGACCGGCTCCACCACGGCGTGCGGCGGCTCCTCTCGGGGCCGGTGCGGGCGAACTGGTGGTACGACAACGGCGTCGACGGGGTGACGACGAGCGGCCGGCGTGTGGTCGCGTGGGCACAGACGGGGCTCGTCCGGACGTACGCGACGTGGGCGATGGCCGGGACGGCGGTGCTGGCGCTCGGTGGCTACCTGTTCGCCGCGGCGACGCTGCCGGCCGTCTCCGTTCCCGGCGGAACGACGCCGGCGGTCGTGTTGGTGTTGCTCGTCGCGGTGATCGGTGCGGCGGCCGTCACCGGCGCGCCGTCGCACGTCGCCGGCGTGCTCACGCTGTCGATCCTCGGGTTCATGGTCGCGATCTTCTACATCTTGGCGGACGCGCCGGACCTGGCGTTGACGCAGTTGGTCGTCGAGACGCTGGTGCTCGTGATCTTCCTGTTGGTGTTGGACCGGCTGCCGGCGTTCTACGGCGAGGCGTCGCGGCTGCGGACGCTGCGGGACGGCGCGGTGGCGGCGTTGGTCGGCGGCACCGTGTTCGTCACGGTGGCGCTGTCGACGGCGGCGTCGCCGGCCGACCCGCTGGCGGACGTGCTCGTCGAGCGGGCGAACCTCCCGCCGGGCGAGCACGGGGTGTTCTTCACGAACTACGGCGGCGGGTCGAACGTCGTCAACGTGATCCTGGTCGACCTCCGTGCGACGGACACGCTCGGGGAGATCGCCGTCGTGGCGATGGCCGCACTGGCCGTGTTGACACTGATCCGGATGCGGACGCGAGGTGAGTCTTCGTGA
- a CDS encoding MnhB domain-containing protein: MARTVVRLIVPIVIVTALALLFQGHNRPGGGFIGGVLTVTAAILVYVIFGVEFLQSQLFDLSPTDGESHGPTGWYRWLFAGGLALAAGSGAVPILFGLPFLTQGVAFPHGIPIYGELEVASALAFDLGVYGVVVGGILTVVAEVGEE, encoded by the coding sequence ATCGCGCGGACCGTCGTCCGGCTGATCGTGCCCATCGTGATCGTCACGGCACTGGCGCTGTTGTTCCAGGGCCACAACCGCCCGGGCGGCGGGTTCATCGGCGGGGTGTTGACCGTCACCGCCGCGATCCTCGTGTACGTGATCTTCGGGGTGGAGTTCCTCCAGTCACAGCTGTTCGACCTCTCGCCGACGGACGGAGAGTCGCACGGACCGACCGGCTGGTACCGGTGGCTGTTCGCCGGGGGGCTGGCGCTGGCGGCCGGCAGCGGCGCGGTGCCGATCCTGTTCGGGTTGCCGTTCCTCACGCAGGGCGTCGCGTTCCCCCACGGCATCCCGATCTACGGGGAGTTGGAGGTGGCCTCGGCGCTCGCGTTCGACCTCGGGGTGTACGGCGTCGTCGTCGGGGGGATCCTCACCGTCGTCGCGGAGGTGGGTGAGGAATGA
- a CDS encoding sodium:proton antiporter, translating into MTQWLLAGVLGLLFALGTFLVLRRDVVRVVWGVAIVSQAANVYLVTMGGLVGPAPIGDFRGELGPPTDPLVQALVLTAIVIGFGTTALALVLTYRVYEEHGTIDVYDLGGEGL; encoded by the coding sequence ATGACCCAGTGGCTGCTCGCGGGCGTGCTCGGACTGCTGTTCGCACTGGGGACGTTCCTCGTGCTCCGGCGCGACGTTGTCCGGGTCGTGTGGGGCGTCGCCATCGTCTCGCAGGCCGCGAACGTCTACCTCGTGACGATGGGGGGACTCGTCGGCCCGGCACCCATCGGCGACTTCCGCGGCGAGTTGGGGCCGCCGACGGACCCGCTCGTCCAGGCGCTGGTGCTCACCGCCATCGTGATCGGGTTCGGCACCACCGCGCTGGCGCTGGTGTTGACCTACCGCGTCTACGAGGAACACGGCACCATCGACGTGTACGACCTGGGAGGTGAGGGACTGTGA